Proteins from one Pseudoliparis swirei isolate HS2019 ecotype Mariana Trench chromosome 22, NWPU_hadal_v1, whole genome shotgun sequence genomic window:
- the gapdhs gene encoding glyceraldehyde-3-phosphate dehydrogenase 2 produces the protein MSDLCVGINGFGRIGRLVLRACLQKGIKVVAVNDPFIDLEYMVYMFKYDSTHGRYKGEVSHEGGKLIVDDHEISVFQCMKPTEIPWGKAGAKYVVESTGVFLSVEKASFHLQGGAQRVVVTAPSPDAPMFVMGVNEDKYDPSSMTIVSNASCTTNCLAPLAKVINDNFGIAEALMTTVHAYTATQKTVDGPSAKAWRDGRTAAQNIIPASTGAAKAVGKIIPELNGKLTGMAFRVPVANVSVVDLTCRLTKPASYAEIKAACKKASEGPLKGILGYTEDQVVSSDFIGDTHSSIFDACAGISLNDNFVKLISWYDNEFGYSHRVADLLLYMHSKE, from the exons atgtCAGACCTCTGTGTTGGAATCAACGG TTTCGGCCGCATTGGCCGCCTGGTCCTGAGGGCGTGCCTCCAGAAGGGCATCAAGGTGGTGGCCGTCAACGACCCCTTCATCGACCTGGAGTACATG GTCTACATGTTCAAGTATGACTCCACCCACGGCCGCTACAAGGGCGAGGTCTCCCATGAAGGAGGCAAGCTCATCGTGGATGACCACGAGATCTCTGTGTTCCAGTG TATGAAGCCGACTGAGATCCCCTGGGGCAAAGCTGGAGCCAAGTATGTTGTGGAGTCCACCGGAGTCTTCCTCAGTGTGGAGAAGGCCTCT TTTCACCTGCAGGGTGGCGCGCAGCGTGTGGTCGTCACCGCCCCCTCCCCCGACGCTCCAATGTTTGTCATGGGAGTCAACGAGGACAAATACGACCCCTCCTCCATGACCATTGTCAG CAATGCCTCCTGCACCACCAACTGCCTGGCGCCCCTGGCCAAAGTCATCAATGATAACTTTGGCATTGCTGAGGCTCTCATG ACGACGGTCCACGCCTACACCGCCACCCAGAAGACGGTGGACGGTCCCAGCGCCAAGGCCTGGCGTGACGGCCGCACTGCCGCCCAGAACATCATCCCGGCCTCCACCGGTGCCGCCAAGGCAGTCGGCAAAATCATCCCCGAACTCAACGG CAAGCTGACGGGCATGGCCTTCAGGGTGCCGGTGGCCAACGTGTCGGTGGTGGACCTGACGTGCCGTCTGACCAAGCCTGCGTCTTACGCTGAAATTAAAGCAGCCTGCAAGAAGGCCTCCGAGGGACCCCTGAAGGGAATTCTTGGTTACACCGAGGACCAG GTGGTGTCCTCTGACTTCATCGGTGACACCCACTCCTCCATCTTTGATGCCTGTGCCGGCATCTCGCTCAACGACAACTTTGTCAAGCTCATTTCCTG GTATGATAATGAGTTTGGCTACAGCCACCGTGTCGCTGACCTGCTGCTGTACATGCACTCCAAGGAGTAG